The stretch of DNA TGGAATCGAGggaggtcaagtgcgataaagtacacactcgcctcaatttttatcaaaacaatGTTTGGCTCAAGCAGTCACCAATCAAGTACACAGATATTTCATATAGACAGTTAACAGGtaatggaacactcacctgtcaagcaatgaAGTGTTCAAACGTCAAGTCCCTCGGTTACGTTCATCACCatttcccaatcctagggcaacgagtgaaatcatTAACAAACTAGGTTCAATTCCAACCCAAGAGTGAGCTCATTAGGTGACTAAGTGAGTGGTAAAATCTACTCAATTCACCATGCAATTTAggcccaaaatgcagtaaaagttcatgagaaaacaagtttgacaagtgcaagaaagttgagcaaaagaaaagtttcattcaagtTCAAAGTTTTCTTCGCAGGTAGAACAGTCGCACCCGCGCAGTCTCGGGAAAACAACTATATTTCATTGTAGGAAGGTCAGAAATAGGTGTTGTCAGTGGCATTGGAAAGTAGACAGACAGGGCTTTCCAAGGTACCAAATACACACTCTAGTTTGTCTTCTATCAGTACCAGTAGCTCAAACAATTTGGCTGATTTTCCAGTCCTGCCCAGCcctaaaaccctagaaaaattACACTAGTTCTTGATGCTAACTTcacttgttttggctcaaattcatccaattcaaTATCCTATGGTTCATATACAGGGGAGCAAGTTATCTAGTACCATTGGAGCTCAAAAATGCAATACACAACAATGATTAAAAGAACCATAATAGTCTAATCATTAAAAGgaaccaaaacagtccactaaTGGTCCAAACAACCACTTTACTTGCTTAAATTCCATATTAATTCACACCAACCATGAACCAATGTTTAGCCAAGATTCTTAGGCTTAAATATGGTGCAAAAGaaccacaaaatcaagaaaaaaccTCCCACTTCAAAGCCGGTCAGCCAAGGAAGacaaaacagtccactagttCTTTTATCTCACCAACCTTCATCCTTACATGGTAGTTAACTTAAACATCATGTCAAGTGTTATCTCTAACTCAAAAAGGGTCCAAAACATATTAATACATCAAGGAAAGCTATGAACAAAgctcaaacatttcatcaaacacatggtagACAAACTAACTAATCCTACTACCACTTGTTTAGTTCAAGAGTTTTCACCACAAACAACATCCATGCTACCTCTAGTTTGCCCTCAAAGCTTTAAATACTTGATATAACACCATAAAACCAAAGATTAAGGATCACATACCTCTCTTGTAAGAAGCTTGAGTCACCCAAAACAACCACTAAACCAAAAGCTTCAAGTTTGAAAACACACTCTAGGGTTGAAGGCCAATCACTCGCTAACTCAAGCTCTTGGTCTTATGATTTTTGTTCAAGATCAAACTAAGGTTGGAATAGCAAGaagatggagttttcttccttccttgaaAAGCTTCAAAATGGCCgaatttttggaggaaaaaaatgatgaaaagttggtttaaaattcctctaatcctttggtcaaacaaggtggatggctagggttttgccacttggcccaatcttcatcccttaatctttgactaatgatgtTTCTACTcttccaaatgtaccaatacctatttaacacctctaaaCTATTATGTAAAGTCCCTACCACTAATAAAAGGACACTTGGTCAAAGTGTGTgtggtgaaataaaataaaaccaaattaaGGCAAAGTTACAATCCAAATAAGAATAATAAAGTGCAATGCAAAGAAATGTTATAATGCATGTAAAATGCAATACAAGGACATGTTATAAGTGATTTAAATCTTAAGGCAAGGCATGTAATTTaggaaaattgtgttttaaagtgagggttctcacactctctccccctcaaagaatttcgtcctcaaaattctcaccttGATCACTGAATAGCTCAAGATATTTTGCACGAATgtcctcttccacttcccaagtagcttcTTCTATTTCATGATATCTCCACAAAACCTTTACCAAGGGTATCAGTTTAGtccttaattcctttacttTTCGATCTAAGATCTGTACCGGTATTTCTTCATAAGTTAGAGATTCGTCAATGTCAATTTCTTCTGGCTTCAGTACATGAGTGGGGTCTGGGTGATACTTCTTCAACATGGAAACGTGAAATACGTTATGAATCCTGGATAGACTCGCTGGTAACTCCAATCGATATGCCACATTCCCAACTCGTTGAAGAATTTTGAATGGTCCCACGTATctcggttgaagcttctttccttttcctgccGTGAGACTTTGAAGTGGTGTAACCTTTAGAAATACCttgtctccaacttcaaactccaaatcctttcaTCGATTATCGGCGTAACTCTTCTGTCGACTTTGCGCTATCTGAAGCCTCTGACGTATCACTTTCACCTTCTCATACGCATCCTCGATCCATGGTATTGTAACTGGGTCTAAAACTCTTCTTTACCCTACTTCATCCCAGAatattggtgatcggcatttcATTCCATAAAGAgcttgtgacggccccacctccccctagggttttgtgagtcgcctgcccaactctcgtcaggactcactcacttacatcaaataaaatagggtgcaacctcaataataaacgaaataacagttcccaagtttgggacatacaaatacattcatttctatctcaactatccatacaatcccaaatacatcaaaagattagagttctatctaaacaagaagaaatatagttgaacaattcaaaaccctaactcacaaatgttccataatcatcaaaactagttgcatagctatcaattaaccaagaatatgagttgtgtagcaacttaagcaagattaaaggaaataaagatGATGGATAGCCAATATACCTCACTAAGATGCTTGTAAGAGatatccaccacctctccttgtacagttttagcacaccaagcttcccaagtgctcaaagaaaggattaattggtttagtttcttgattttcacTAAAACTAAGCTAAAATCCCAAGATGAAATGAAGTTCTCTcctcttgtttttctccctCAATATCTTGGCCACCATAGCTGAAAATGAAGAGGAATGAAGGCCAAGAAAGGTTATAAGGCTTAGTCCTAGTTTGTGTCAAAGATGCATGGATTGcttccacttgtcaccaccaatttacatctaaattttttttcttttctcttggtttttgAAGTCAACATTTTCAGCCACCTTGATCAGATTTAGAGCTAATATTTAGGctctaataacaatgagattaatttgataaaatggtggtcaaatggtgtgTTCAATCTGTAGTGAACGGTACtcgtcggttcacaccgtttttccttaactcgcacgtactagggttttcacttataattcactaacttattattcttATTTCTAATCATAcatttaatatcatctaaaattcactcttaatcaccctcttaatcaccaaattgaatacacactccgtaccgattacTCATACTACAAAAGATGTAAAAACTCTAGTTTATCGTAACGAAAAAAGTAAAAGGAAATCcttgtttttatgattatttgtagcTATTGGGGAAGTGAATGTGTATTAAAGTTATTGTgaagtaataaattccaaattaaagggaattttaagaaaaatataaggaattttacgaTTCCATAGATTAAAATTAGGATTTCGACTAAAagatgagagatttaagaaaacctgtTAGTCagaagtaaaactagggttttgagtacaagtagggtttctaatctttaaaacaaaacaatgtcttaaaacaaaagtaaaataaagaaaccgtaatatcctaaaAGTCAGGGTACTTAATCACGAGCTTCTAACGTTGCGCAAAATTAATgtacatggaaaaaaaaaaaatggtaggcTATTAATTGAAAATATCCAAGCAAATACTAAAACACTACGCCATGTATTGTCCCTAACTTtcaccaaaatccaaaatacaggtCCTCAACATGTCTTCAAGTGTTTGAATGGTTTTCTCCGACTGTCCATCAGTTTGGGGATGGTAAGTGGTACTAAAATTCAACTTGGTTCCCAAGGCTCCTTGTAATTGTTGCCAGAAACGAGACACAAACTGCGGATCTCTGTCAGAAACAATGCTCACTGGGATCCTGTGCAATCTcactatctcgtccatgtacagttgggcCAATTTCTCCAAAGAGTATCTCATATTTATAGGTAAGAAATGAGCAGACTTGGTTAACCTGTCTACTATTACCCAAACGGCGTCGTGACTTTTTTGGGTATGGggtaaccctgatacaaaatccatcgtaatatgttcccatttccactcagggaTTTCAAGAGGCTGGAGAAGATCTgagggtttctgatgttcagctttcacttgttggcacacCAAACATTTTTGGACGAactgagcaatttccttcttcattttaTCCCATCAATACAATCTCCTcaaatcttggtacatcttactGCTTCCAGGATGTACTGTATACTTAGACCGATGTGTCTCTTCCAAAATAtccctttttatcacttcatctTGCGGTACCACTATCCAATCATGAAATTTCAAGATACCCTTGGAACTCACATTAAAGTCTGAGAtttcccctttttgcactttttctACCCATTTTTGCACCATCTGGTCATTCTTCTGAGTTTCTTTAATTCGGTCCAACAAATCAGATCTTACCGTAATATTGCCCAAAATCACTCTATGCCGGTCCAATCGTGGGTTCCATTCACTCACTTTTTCCAACAAATTCCACTCCTTAACCATTAATCCAGCTACTTGCACTTTTCGACTTAAAGCATCCGCTACAACATTGGCCTTCCCCGGGTGGTAGTTGATTGTATAGTTATAATTCTCAAGATATTCTACCAACCGACGTTGTCTCAAATTTAACTCCTTCTGAGAGAATAGGCATTTCAAACTCTTATAGTTAGTATAaacttcaaaagtcaccccatataagtaatgtctccacttctttAGGGCAAAAACTACAGCGgccaactccaaatcatgagtcgggtaatttcgCTCATAgggttttaacttcctagaTGCATAGGCAATTACAGTCCCATTTTGCATTAGAACACATCCCAATCCTTCTCTTGAGGCGTCAGTATATACAGTGAAACTATCTTTCCCATTTGGCAAGGCTAAGACGGGTGCCGACATTAACCGTTTCTTTAATTTTCGGAACTAGCTTCACACTTAGAATTCCAGACAAATTGATCATGCTTTTTCGTCAAGTCGGTTAAAGGTCCTACCAATTTGGAGAAATGTTTGATGAACCGACGGTAATACCCAACTAAACCTAAGAAACTATGAACCTCAGTTGGAGTTTCTGGCCGTTTTCACTCAGATACGGTTTCTACTTTCACTGGATCTACAGAAATGCCATATTTAGATATTATAtgccctagaaaagaaatttgctccaaccaaaactcacacttgctaaacttggcatataactgatgttctCTTAAAGTCTGCAAAACTATCCTCAACTGCCGTTCGTGATCCTCTCGagtcttagaatacaccaagaTATCATCTATGAACACCACGACAAATTGGTCTAAGTAGGGTTTAAAGactcgatgcatcaaatccataaatgcGGCAGGGGCATttgttaaaccaaaaggcatcactgcaaactcaaaatgcccatatctagaattaaaagcagttttcggtATGTCCTCCTGCTTAATTCGTAACTGATAATAACCTTGTCTCAAGTCCAACTTAGAGAAAAtcaccgctccttgcaactgatcaaacaactcatcaatgtgcGGCAAATGATATTTATTTTTCACCGTAACATCATTTAATCCATGATAGTTAATATACAGTCTCAAACTACCAttcttctttttaacaaataggaCAGGTGTTCCCCAAGGGGATTCACTTTCTCGAATAAACCCTCGCTCTAACAAGTCCTGTAATTGCAGTTTTAGTTCCATAAGTTTGGCaggggccattcggtatggtgtttttgcAATAGGAGCGGTTCCAGGCACCAAATCGATCTTAAATTCTATTTCTCCCTCTGGTGGCATCGACTTCAACTCGTTAGGGAAGACATCGGAAAATTCATTCACTACTAACACATCTTCTAGTTTCACCTTATCTGCAGGAGTATTAATTAAGAAAGCTAAGTAACCCTGTGCCCCTTTACTCAATAATTTCCTGGCTCGAATTCCTGAAACAAGTGCAGACGAGACTAATCTACCTCTCACAACCAGTCTTAGAGTTGCCTTTCCAGATATAGAGAACTCCACCACTTTAGTTTTACAATTCAACTGCTTATTATAACGGGCCAACCAATCCATACCTATaatcacgtcataccccttgAGATCTAGACTTATCAGGTCTACCACCAACTTCCATTCTCTtacccaaatctcacaatttttatagACCatattggtaattaggctttgATCCCTAGTAGGTGTTCTAACTCCCAAGTCatagtgtgaggacccgtaattttcttaatttctaggttttaatttcatttaattgcacgtttttccaccttttctttattcaaaaattttaaaaataaatgttatgcataaatatagttttaaaatgatttttctagtatcggttagtttttgagaaatt from Coffea eugenioides isolate CCC68of unplaced genomic scaffold, Ceug_1.0 ScVebR1_1068;HRSCAF=1858, whole genome shotgun sequence encodes:
- the LOC113754806 gene encoding uncharacterized protein LOC113754806, giving the protein MRYSLEKLAQLYMDEIVRLHRIPVSIVSDRDPQFVSRFWQQLQGALGTKLNFSTTYHPQTDGQSEKTIQTLEDMLRTCILDFGERKGKKLQPRYVGPFKILQRVGNVAYRLELPASLSRIHNVFHVSMLKKYHPDPTHVLKPEEIDIDESLTYEEIPVQILDRKVKELRTKLIPLVKVLWRYHEIEEATWEVEEDIRAKYLELFSDQDAMSAGSMASRIPHRLCRCLPGFVEAISKGSMTSRITSDNCQSGLRP